The stretch of DNA TAATCCAAAGCCAATTCCACTTAAAATAATCACTGCTTTTAATCCATTGTCAATAAACAAAGTAATAAGCTCAGGAGAAACCCCTTGGGCATTCATCTGAAGCAGGTTTATAATTGCTGTAAAGGCATATGTCCCTGGAAGTAAAGGAATAATTGAAGCAATAGTATAAACAGGTCTTGGAACTATATATTTTCTTGACCAATATAAAGCGATAACTCCAACTAAAGTAGAAGCTAAAAAAGTAGCAAGTTCAATGGGAATATTTAAATCCATAAGTACAAATCTAGTTGTATATCCTATAGCTCCACCAATTGCACAATATACTAAGGCATTTCTTGGAACATTAAAAACCATAGCAAAACCAACAGCTGGAATAGCTGCAAAGATTGCATTTAAGATATATGTAGCTAATAAACTATCCATTACCAACCTCTCATACTAAGTAATGCAAAAGCTAGAATAATACCTATTGAAGTAGCAACGCTTAAAAGTAGTGCTTGCATCCAACGACCCCAACCCATAGAAAGGTATCCTTTTACTGCATCTAAGACTGAGTTTACAAAGGGAAATCCAGGAGCTAGTAAAATTACACTAGAAGTCATCACTATATTTGGTGTGGAGCTTAACTCAAATATTTGTGAAGTACTTGCAATAAGTGTTGCTACAAAAGCTGTAAGTCCAAAACTAATGATTAAGACAAACTGTTTTTTAGCCATAACATGTCTTACATACATAGCAACACTAGCAGCAATAAAAGTTATAAAAAACCCATTTAAATCTGCTCCATAAAGATATGAGAATGAAGCACAAGATAGACCAACCATAAATACAACTAGCCATCTATTGTAATGATTTGGTTGAATCTCTTTTATAGTATTAAAAACATAATCAACATCTTTTTTATCTCGTTCAACATCTATACACATCTTTTGAACATCACAAACAATAGACATATTTATAGGTTTGTGATGAGCTCTTCTTGTTGTAGTTACTGATTGTGTTTGATTATTGTTTAAAGTACTTAAAACAATAGCAGAAGGAATAAGAGAAACTTCAACAGAATCAACGCCTAAAGCTTTTCCTAGTCTTTGTGCTGTATCTTCTATAAGTTTACTTTCTGCACCAAATTCAAGCATTAAAACAGCTGCTTTGATTATCGCTCTTGTAACTTTTGTTTGTTCTTCGTATGTAATATTATTCATCTATTTTTAGTTTTAAAATCTTTCCATTGTCATCTGCAATGTATAGGTTTCCTTTTTTGTCAAAAGTTATTCCCTCTTGTGCATACTTTTTTGATAACTTATACTCTTTTACTACTTTTTTTGAAGTTATATCATATTTAATTAACAAATTGGCATCATCGCTTACTAAATATAAAAAATCTTTGTAAAAAGCTAAACCAGCAATATCTTTATAGCCATGGTCAATAACATCTTTTATCTCTAGTTTTTTCTTCTTTTTATAATCTAAAATAACTATAACAGAAGAGTCATCTTTAGGGTAGGGCTTATCTGATTGATTAGAGGCATAGATTTTGCCATTGTGTAAAGTTAGACCTTCAATCCCATCTTTACCTTTTTTAATAATTTTATTGCCTTTGTATTTACCTTTAATTTTTATCTCTTTTATTATTGAAAAATCTTTTTTATTTAGAAGTATAATTTCATCTTTCTCTTCATTTGCAAGAAGTAGTATATTTTTCTTTTCATCTATAGTTATACCTTCTAAGTCGAAATCACCTAGTTTTTTTTCTCTTTTAATTTTACCCTTTAAAGATAGTTCATAGATAGTTCCTTCATCATTTACTACAAAAAGAGTATTTGATTTTTCACTATAAACTATACCTGAAGCCTCAGGGATTTTTGCTATTACTTTCTCTTTTGCAAAAAGGTTTTGACAAAAAGTAAGAAGAAGTAGGATTGTAAAAAAGTTTTTCATATGTTTTAGTTGCCTTATTTTCTGAAATTTTATACTAATTATCATAACGAATGTATTAAACTTTAAAAAGTTAAATTTAACTGTTACCTATAAACAATACCATGAAATAAGGGTTTTGTTAAATGTAACATTGGCTTAAGGTATATTTTAGATATAAACTTTAGTATATATACTATAATAATAAAAAAATATTTTATTTTTGGATTTCACTATGCAAGAATATGTAACAAATACAATAAATAGTTTTAAAGAAGAATCAGCAATCAATAGAATAGTGTATAACATTATTACTGTTATTAAGACAAAACATGATTATGAATCTGCAATTAATCTTATTAAAGAGAATAATATAAATCTTGAAGATATAGTTTCAAGAAGTATAAGACTACCTCTTCCTGACCTTATCAAGTTAGCAGATTTAATGATTTTAAAAAAGGGTAAATAAGTAATGAATGAAGTGATTAGTAGGATTGTTTATCTTATAAAAAAAGAAGTTAACTTTGAAGAAGCAGCAAATTTAATGATTCAAAACAATATAACTATTGCTAAACTTTCGCAACAAACTTTAAAATTGTCTCAGTTAGACTTAGCAAGGTTGGCTGATAAAATATTACAAAAAAAGTAGCTAAGAGAAACTATTCTCTTAACTCACTTAGTCTTTTTAGAAGATACTCTAACTCAGCTCTTTTTTCAACTTTTTCATGAACTTTCTCTTCTAGGAAATCAACTACATTTTTATGTAGTCTAACTTTTGATAGTTTATTAATATTTGTGATTCCACCTGGGTTTAAAACATTAACCTCTAAGATTTTATCACCAATCATATCTAATCCTGCAAAATAGATACCATCAGCTAAAAGTTTTTTACCTACTTTATTACAAATAGTTTTTTGTGATTCTGTTAAATTATACTTGTGTGCACTTCCACCTGCTTGAATATTAGCTCTTACTTCTCCATCTGCTGGTTTTCTATGGTATGCACCAATTGCTTTACCATTTAGCATCATAACTCTTACATCACCATCTTCAGCACCATGAATATACTCTTGTAAGATAACATAGTTTTCACCTGAGCTATCTATATAAAAATCAAGTAAAGAGTTAATATTTGATTTTGCATTTTTTTCTAATACAATTACACCTCTACCACCTGAACCATCAAGGGGTTTTAAAATCATCTTCTCTTCATGTGATTCTTCAATAATTTTCTTTATATATTTTTTACTTCCTGAAACATGAGTTTTAGGTAAGTAACTATTTGTTGGGTCATGGAAAGTTGTTGTATATAATTTATTGTTTGCTTTTCTAATACCATCTACGTCATTGATAATTATTGTTTCATCTTTTACTGAATCTAGGAAGTTGAAAACTATAGGTGAAATAGGAGGGTCTTTTCTTATCATAATACAGTCAAAAGCATGTAAAGCTTTTAGCTTAACCTGAAATTCACATTTTTTATAAAATGACGTTATTGAGTCTGGAATTTTACCTTCAAATAGAATTGTTTTAGCAAAACCATGTACAATATTGTTTCTAACAGTTAAATCATTTGTATAAAGTATTGAGACTTTGTGTCCTCTTTGCATACACTCTTTTATAATCGCAAGTGTAGTACTTTTTACTGGTTCAATATTGTCCCAATGTTCAATAATAAACGCAACATGCATTTTTTTATCCTTAGTATAAATTAATCTATAATTATACTCTAATTTTAAGATAAATTACTATTGTTTAACTATTTTGAGGGAAGATAATCTTGAAGTTGGCTCCAAAATATGATTTATTATTTAAAATAAATTGTTCGTTTGATAGGTTTATATTTCCATTTAGGTGTTTTGTAATAATTTGAGAAGACATATAAAGACCAATTCCTGTTCCTTGGCTTTTATGTTTTGTAGTAAAATATGGTTCAAAGATTCTAGTTTGGATTTTTTCAGGAACTCCTCCTGCACTATCTTTAATAGAGATGATAATATTATTGTTCTCTTTTGTCGCTAAGATATATATCTGTTTGTCTTTTATATCTTGTTGGTTTAAAGCATCTATTGCATTGTTAAAAATATTTAATAGTACTTGTGTTAATTCACTCTCTAAAGTTGTAATTTCTATATCTGATATCTTTTTTGTTAAATTGATATTTGAAGATTTGATTTTTGATGTGATTAAGTATAAAGACTTATCAATACAAGAAGCTACGTCAAAAGTAGTATTCTCTTTATTTGGATTAAAAAAGTTTCTAAAGTCATCAATTGTTTTAGATAAATATTGAGTATGCTCATTAATAGCTCTTACATTATCCAATAAGTGCTGTTTTGGCATTTCATTATCAATCTCAAGGTTTAATTGCATTCCTGTAGAGACTGTAGAGATTATTGATAAAGGTTGTCTCCATTGGTGGGCTATATTTTCTAACATTTCTCCCATTGCAGCCATTTTTGATTGTTGAGCTAAGATTGTATCTTTTTCTCTTTTCTCTTGTTCTAGTTTTTTGATTTTACTAATATCTAAAATAGTTCCAATTATTAATAAAGGATTATTTTTTTCATCAAACTTAGTGATTTTAGAAGTGATTTGTAAGTACTTGATAGTTTTTTTATTGATAACAATTCTAAACTCATTTACTAATTTGTTTTTAGAAGAGACTAATTTATTTAGGTGACTTTTTACTATTTTTTTATCATCTTCATGTACATAAGACAATAGTAAATCAACAGTAGGTTTTATTTGATTTGGATAGAAACCAAACATTTTAAAGTGTTCATTACTCCAATATAATTCGTCTTTTTTTATCTCATATTGAAAACTTCCTAAGTGGGCAATTTTTTGTGCTTCATCTAAAAGGTAGTTAGCTCTTTTTAACTCTTTAGTTTTATCTTCAACTTTTATCTCTAAAGATTCATTTAGTTGTTTTAACTCTTTAGTTCTTTCTTCAACTTTCTCTTTTAAAAGTTTATTTTGTTTTATATTTGATTGATTTTTAAATATAAGAATAATTACAATTGTAAAGATAACAGACAAGGCAATCCAAAGTCTATTGTAGTTGAAATTATCTTCGAACTGTACATTTTCCCATTTGTTGATTATGTTTTCTATTTTTTGTTTATCTAAAGACTCAATAGTTTTATTTAAAGCACTATGCAAAAGAGGGTAATCCTTTCTCATCATAATTCTAAGTGCAAAGTTTAAATCTGTATTTCCAGATATTTTAAGAGTTTCTAATCCTAATTTACCAATATTATATGCTAGGTTTGGCTTTATATCAATATAAGCAAAAGCATCTTTACATTCAACTGCTTCAAGACCCTCTTTTATACTTTTTACTAGAAGTAAGTTTAAATTAGGGTAATTCTCTTTTAAAAGTTTATGGGCTGTAAAGTTTTCTCCCACTGCTATTTTTTTATCTTTTATTTGTTCTATATTTTCAATGAAATTTTCATCTTTTAGTGTAACCATTGAGATAGGAAAAGAGATATATGGTTTTGTAAAAATAGCATACTTTTCTCTATCTTTTGTTTTTCCTGTACTAAAAATCACATCTTGTTGTTTTTGTTTTATACTTTCAAGCTGTTTTGTAAAGTCATTGAAGAAAGTATATTTTGTATTTAGATTTAAATCTTCTTCAAGTAGTTTCCAAACTTCAGAAGAGATACCTGTAGGAGTATGTGATTTTGACTCAAAAGAGAAAGGTTTCCATGCTCTAGAAACAGAGACATTAATTTTTGTATTTTTTATAAAATTTGATTCTTCTTTTGTTAGATTTGTAGGTTTAAATTGATCATAGAATTTAAACTTTTCATTAATAATCCACTTACTTTCAATATCATAAAGCTCTTCTTTTGATATTTTTTGAAAGCCTTTGTTAAATGTATCAATTAACTCCTGCTTTAAAGCAATGGCTTGAACATCTGAAAATTCAGATAATAGGTTTATATGTTTGATTTCATGAAAATGACCCTTTTGTAAGGTATAAAATTCAATAGCAATTTTATCATCATAGAGTAAATCAATTTTTTTTGAAACTAAATCTTCTATTGCTTTATCATAATCTTTATAGACTACAATTATTGAGTTAGGAAAGTTACTTTTAATAGGCTCTTTGTAGTCTTTACCTATAATTCCAATTACATATGAAGCATCTTTTGCAAAGTTTTTACTAGTCTCTTTATGAATAAAAAGAGCAGTTTTATTTTGATAAAAAGGATTTGAACCTTTCATCCAAGATTCATAAACTTCTGTTCCTAAAAAAAAGTCTACTTTTTTATTCTTTACTAGCTCAATAGAGTTTTGCCAAAGTTTTCCATTTACAAATTTTATTTTATAGTTGTTTTTTTCTGCCCAAAGTTTCCAGTAGTCTATTAAAAGTCCTTGGGGTTTGTTGTTTTCAATATAAGAAAAAGGTGCATAGTTTGGGTCATAAGAGATTGTAAAACTTTTTTTAAATGGTTGTGCGTATAAAAAGCATGAAAACAAGAAAAGAGCAAATACTGTTTTAAATCTCAACATTTTTAATCCACTATACTTTGATTGTGAAAGTATTATATCAGAAAAAAATAACTTAGTAATAAATGACTGTTTAGAAAATAGTATTATTTTATATTCAATAGATACTAAATATCCTTTGTATATAATAGTTCTAAATAGAAAATATAAGGGAAAGTTTGAAAGATATTACAAAATACTATTTAGATAAAGAGATTTTATTTAAAGAGATTGAAGAAGTAAGTCCAAAAGAGTTAAAAAGTAGAAAAAAGATTAAGATATTTGTGGCAACTTCAACAAATAAAGATTATTATGCAATATTTATAGTAGATTCAAAAAGTAGATTCATAAGAAAAAATGCAGAAGATTTAATGCAAATGGAAGCTTTATTAGCAGACTATAAAGAACACAATTTTAAGAAAAAAGAGCTAATTATCTCTTCACCTTTATGTTCAAAAGCTAAAAAATTACTTGAAGAGAATAAATGGAGAGTAAGAGTTGATTTTATGTGATATTGGGAATACAACTTTTCACTTTAATATAGATGGAAAAGAACAAAGATATTTAGTAAACTCCCATGTGCCTGATTTTAAACAAAGAGTTTATTATGTCTCTGTAAATGATAACGCAACTGCAAAATTAAAACTTACAAATGATGATATAGTTGATTTAGAACCATATATAAAATTTAAAACAAAATATGTTGGTATGGGATTAGATAGAAAGATTGCTTGTTGTTTTATTGAAGATGGAATAATAGTTGATGCAGGAAGTGCAATTACTGTTGATATTATAAAAAAAGGCAAACATAAAGGTGGATTCATTCTTCCTGGACTAAAAGCTTTTAGGGATATTTACCCTCAAATTTCTCATAAATTAGATGTTGATTTAAATACAAAGGTAAATTTAGATAAAATCCCCCTTTGTACTAAAGATGCAATCTCTTATGCTATATTAAAATCAATTATAGAACCAATTAAAAAAGTGAGCAAAAAAAAGCAGATTACTTTTACTGGTGGAGATGGAAAGTTTTTGAGTAAATACTTTGACAATAGCATCTATAAAAAAGACATAATTTTTGAAAATATGAGAAGGATAATTAATGCTAACGATTGCATTACCTAAGGGAAGAATAGCAAAAGAGACTCTTTCTAAGTTTGAAAAAGCATTTGATGAAGAGTTTGTATTTGAAGATAGAAAACTTATTTTAGAAAAAGCTGGATTTAGATTTTTAAATGTAAGAAATCAAGATGTACCTACTTATGTTATGCATGGAGCAGCAGATTTAGGTGTAGTTGGACTTGATGTATTAGAAGAAAAAGAGTATGACTTAATTAAACTACTTGATTTACAACTTGGATATTGTAAAGTTGCCTTTGGTCTTATCAAAGGACAAGAACTAGATATGACAAAGAGTAAAATCACTGTTGCTACAAAACATGAGAAAATTGCAAAAAGATATTTTGAAGAAAAAGCAATGGCAGTTGATATTATCAAACTATATGGTTCTATTGAATTAGCTCCTTTAGTAAACCTTGCTGATTGTATTGTTGATATCGTTGAAACTGGTGCAACAATGAAACAAAATGGTTTAGAAGTAGGGCCTACAATTATGGAAAGTAGCGCACACTTAATTGCAAACAAAAATGCTTATTATGCAAAAAAAGATAAGATTTTTGATTTAAAAGAAAAGTTAGAAGCTGTTATTCAATGGGATTAAATTTATACTCTAAGATAGAGCCTTATTTAGACTTTCAAGATGAGGTTTATAACTTACATAATGAGTTTATGTCTATTGTTTTTGATAAAGAACTAGACAATATTTTAGATGTAGGTTGTGGACAAGGTTTTTTTATTGAGAGTCTAAACTTAAATCAAAAAAATGCTTATGGAATTGATTTAAGTAGCGAGCAAATTGAAGCTTGTAAACAAAGAGGTGTAGAAAATGTTGCATGCATTGACTTAAAAGATGTAAAAGAAAAATATGACTGTGCAACGGCTATCTTTGATGTGATTAACTATATTCCAAAGGATAGTTTAAAAGAGTTCTTTGAGAATGTTTATAAAGCTTTAAATGATAAAGGATACTTTATCTTTGATGTAAATACTCTTTATGGTTTTGAAGAGATAGCACAAGGTTGTATTACAATGGATTTAGATGATAAATTCATTGCTATTGATGCTATTTATGAAGATGAAAAACTAGTTACTGATTTAACTCTGTTTACAAAGTTAGAAGATGGTAACTTTAAAAAAGAGAATGATTTTATAACTCAATATTATCATAGTAAAGATAGACTAAAAAAGATGCTAAAAAAGATTGGCTTTGAGGTTGAAAGTTTACGAGACTTTAATCTTCATAGTGATGAAAAGCCAGATAAACAAATCTATATCTGTACGAAATAGAAGTTAAACGTTACAGCTTAAAACTTCTATTTCAATTCTATTTCTTCCTAGAGCTTTTGCTTTATATAAAGCATTATCTGCTCTATTAAAAATCTCTCTTTTTGTATCATTTTTATGATATTGAGAGATTCCCACAGAACAAGTTAACATTAGGTTATCTTTAAAATCATGTACTTCAACAGTAGAACGTATTTTTTCAGCAACTAAAATTGCTTCTTCAATATTTGTATGAGGAAGAAGTACTATAAACTCTTCTCCACCCCATCTAGCTACAACATCACTTTTTCTTGAACTAAATGTTAATATTTTAGAAAACTCTTGTAATACAGAATCACCTTTTAGGTGCCCATATGAGTCATTTACTTTTTTAAAGTGGTCAATATCAACTAATAAAATTGTAAAGATACCATTTTCATATCTATCAAGTTTTTTAATCTCATACTCTAAAAATGACTCAAATTTTTGTCTATTGTAGATTTTAGTTAGATAATCTGTTGAAGCTATTTCTTCTAGTTCTGCTTGTGTTTGAATTAAAGCTTCATTTGTTTTAGAGATTTTACTTCCCTCTTTTTTCATAAGCTCTATCCACTTATTATAAACAATTCTTAAAAGCTCTTTTTGAGAGATGATACCTGTTACATAACCTTTATCATTTTCAATAATAATTCTTTTAAACCTTTGTTTTCTAATAAATGCTAAAGCATCTGCAATAGTTGAGTGCTCTTTTAGAGTTTTAATAGGACTTGTCATAAAGTTTGAAATCTTTTGTGTTAAATTACAATCTAAATGTATAAGATTTATAAAGTCTTTTGAAGTAAAAATCCCCACTGCTTTTTCTTCATTATTCTTAATTATAACAGCATCATTTCCACTATTTTTTATAAGTTTAACAGCATGAAGTGCAGATGAATCCTCATAGGCAAAAACAGCTTGATAGTTTAAGATAAGATTACCAAGAGTTTGTCTCTCCATTAACATTTGAGGGTCAATATTATTGATTATATCAGTATAAGAAAGGATTCCTTCTAGTTTATTGTTTTCATCGACAATTACCATATACTCTTCTGTAGAGTTAATTTGGTTTAGAAGATTGATTAAGTTAAGGCTTTTATTTATAACCTTAACCTCTCTTAATCCTAAATCTTTAAGTTTTGTGCCGTGGTCTACTCTTTCTAATTTAAAATCAATTAATTGAGTTGTAGTAAGAATTTTGTAGGATGAAGTATCAGTTATAACTATTGTTCTAAGATTTGAAGCTGCCATTTTTTGAACAGCTTCATCAAGTGTTTTATTTGAATCTATAGTAACAATATCTTTTATTGCTATATCTAATACTTCAGGTATCATTTTTTATCCTTACAGACCAACTATTGATCTAATTTGCTCCATTTTTGCACTTGCTACTTTTCTTGCTTTACTTGCTCCAAAATCTAAAATCTCTTGAACTTCTTTTGGATTGTTTAATAAGTGTTCTCTTCTTTCTTGGTATGGTGCAAAGTGTTCATTGATTTTATCAAGTAGTGTTAACTTGAAGTGTCCATAACCTTCACCAGGAGTTGCATATCTTCCTTGTAACTCTTTTAATTCATCATCATTCATAAATAGTTCACAAAGTTTATAGATATTGCAGTTTTCCCACTCTTTTGGTTCATCAAGCTCTTTTGAGTCAGTTACGATTCCCATAACTTGTTTTTTAACACCTTTTTTTGTTCCAAACATATCAATAGTATTTCCATATGATTTAGACATTTTAGCTCCATCTGTTCCTGGAACTGTTGCTACAACTTCATCAACTTTTGCTTCAGGTAGAACAAAAATATCTGTGTTGTAGTGGTGATTAAAGCTATTAGCAATATCTCTTGTCATTTCTACGTGTTGGATTTGGTCTTTTCCAACAGGAACAATATTTGAATCATAAAGTAAAATATCAGCAGCCATTAAAACAGGATATGAAAATAATCCATGATTAGCATTGATACCTTTTGCTACTTTATCTTTGTATGAGTGTGCTCTTTCAAGAAGTCCCATAGATGTATGGTTTGATAATATCCAGTATAATTCAAGTACCTCTTTTACATCACTTTGTACCCAAAAAGTTGATTTTTCAGGGTCCATTCCTAATGATAAAAAGTTAACTACTGCTTCAAAAATGTTTTTTTCTAAAAGCTCTTTTTCTTTAACTGTTGTTAAAGCATGGTATGATGCAACAAATGCAAATAAATCACCTTGGTCTTGTGACTCAACCATTTTCTTAATCGCTCCGAAGTAGTTACCAATATGTAAAGTTCCACTTGGTTGAATTCCAGATAATATTCTCAATTTATACTTCCTTAAAATTATTTAAACACGCATTATAACTAAAGTAAATATAATAGCTTTTTAAACTATTAAGAAAGCTTCTTTTCTATTTTGTTCTCTATCAAATCAAGATGTAGTTGCAAATTGTAATATTCACCCATAAAAGAAAGGGGAACCTTTGTCTCCTTTTGAATTTCTTGTCTTAGTTTTTGTACCTTTTCTAGTTGAACTCTTAAATCTTTAGACTCTAAACTATCTATACTATTATCTAAGTTTTTAACTTCCTCATACCATCTATATATTTTTGAACGCATTGTCCATGTGTATAGTGGGAAAAAACCTTTAAATAGTGGGAAAAAACCTTTAAATAGTGGGAAAAGTAAAGTAAGTAAAGGGATAATAAGAAGTTTTAACCTATCTATATTTGAAGCTATCCAATAAGGAAAAATCTTTTCAAGCCAAGTATCTCCATACTCAAAATACCTTTGGGCTTCTTCGTGCATTTCAAGTTGCATATTTAAAGCATTTGGAAATTGTTCAGCTTTTGCGAAAAGGTCTTTTTTATTATGTACTTCTTTTACTTTTTTTAGAACTAGTCTAATTAACTCTTCAGAAAAACCATCTTTAACCACTAAATTTGCAGTTGTAGAAAGAAGACCAATATTCTCATCTGGTAAGTTTTTATATAAATCTAAGGTTCCTTCATATAGATTTAGAGCCTCTAAAAATGGATATTTTCTACTATAGGCTTTTGCTCTTTTAAAGCTTAAAATATTTATCTTTGGATTTGCAAGTAGCTCTTTTATGGTATCTGATTTATGAGAAGAAACAACAAACATTGCATCGATGTTTCCTTTTTCAAGCTCTTCTCTTGCTTTACTTGCATCATAATTGAAAATTTGAGAGTTGTCTTGATTTATGCCATTGTCTTTTAAAACTTTTAAAGCCAAGTCTTTAGTTCCACTACCTTCTCTTCCAATTGATATTTTTTTTGAGATTAGTTGAATAACATAATTTATAGGGAAACCTTCATTTCTATAAAAAACCCACAGAGGTTCATAATATATAGAGGCTAAGGATTTTATTCCTTCTTGGTTGTTTTTGATAGTTCCATTTTGTAAAAAGGCTATATCAGCTTTATTCTCTTTTAGTAAGTTTATATTTTCAATAGAACCAGCAGAAGTTAAAAGGTTTACTTTTACATTCTCTTTTTCTAATAATTCTTTGTAAATTAGGGCTGTTTTATAGTAGTTTCCACTTTTAGAACCAGTAGCTATTGTGATCTCTTTTTTGGGAGGTGGTTTAATAAATTTAGATGTTACATAAAAAGAAGCAATAACTAGTAAAAGAATAGGAATTGAGATTGTAAAAAATTTATATTTCATTTGTATTTCTCTTAATTATTTTTTATTATTATAACTTAGAAACACAAAAATAAAAAGAGGGCAAAGCCTCTTTTCTTTTTTAAACTAATAGGTTTTGTAATAGAATTTTAAATCCAATGATGATTAGAATAACTCCACCCAGAATTTCGGCTTTACTTTCATATTTTGCTCCACCTTTTACTCCTAAGTAAACACCTAAAATACTAAAGATAAAAGTAGTAATACCAATAATTGCTAATGATAAATATACATTTAGATTAAATAAGTGTAAAGAAAAACC from Arcobacter sp. F155 encodes:
- a CDS encoding threonine/serine exporter family protein — its product is MDSLLATYILNAIFAAIPAVGFAMVFNVPRNALVYCAIGGAIGYTTRFVLMDLNIPIELATFLASTLVGVIALYWSRKYIVPRPVYTIASIIPLLPGTYAFTAIINLLQMNAQGVSPELITLFIDNGLKAVIILSGIGFGLAIPSLVFMRYNRPII
- the hisG gene encoding ATP phosphoribosyltransferase is translated as MLTIALPKGRIAKETLSKFEKAFDEEFVFEDRKLILEKAGFRFLNVRNQDVPTYVMHGAADLGVVGLDVLEEKEYDLIKLLDLQLGYCKVAFGLIKGQELDMTKSKITVATKHEKIAKRYFEEKAMAVDIIKLYGSIELAPLVNLADCIVDIVETGATMKQNGLEVGPTIMESSAHLIANKNAYYAKKDKIFDLKEKLEAVIQWD
- a CDS encoding transporter substrate-binding domain-containing protein, with product MLRFKTVFALFLFSCFLYAQPFKKSFTISYDPNYAPFSYIENNKPQGLLIDYWKLWAEKNNYKIKFVNGKLWQNSIELVKNKKVDFFLGTEVYESWMKGSNPFYQNKTALFIHKETSKNFAKDASYVIGIIGKDYKEPIKSNFPNSIIVVYKDYDKAIEDLVSKKIDLLYDDKIAIEFYTLQKGHFHEIKHINLLSEFSDVQAIALKQELIDTFNKGFQKISKEELYDIESKWIINEKFKFYDQFKPTNLTKEESNFIKNTKINVSVSRAWKPFSFESKSHTPTGISSEVWKLLEEDLNLNTKYTFFNDFTKQLESIKQKQQDVIFSTGKTKDREKYAIFTKPYISFPISMVTLKDENFIENIEQIKDKKIAVGENFTAHKLLKENYPNLNLLLVKSIKEGLEAVECKDAFAYIDIKPNLAYNIGKLGLETLKISGNTDLNFALRIMMRKDYPLLHSALNKTIESLDKQKIENIINKWENVQFEDNFNYNRLWIALSVIFTIVIILIFKNQSNIKQNKLLKEKVEERTKELKQLNESLEIKVEDKTKELKRANYLLDEAQKIAHLGSFQYEIKKDELYWSNEHFKMFGFYPNQIKPTVDLLLSYVHEDDKKIVKSHLNKLVSSKNKLVNEFRIVINKKTIKYLQITSKITKFDEKNNPLLIIGTILDISKIKKLEQEKREKDTILAQQSKMAAMGEMLENIAHQWRQPLSIISTVSTGMQLNLEIDNEMPKQHLLDNVRAINEHTQYLSKTIDDFRNFFNPNKENTTFDVASCIDKSLYLITSKIKSSNINLTKKISDIEITTLESELTQVLLNIFNNAIDALNQQDIKDKQIYILATKENNNIIISIKDSAGGVPEKIQTRIFEPYFTTKHKSQGTGIGLYMSSQIITKHLNGNINLSNEQFILNNKSYFGANFKIIFPQNS
- a CDS encoding SdiA-regulated domain-containing protein produces the protein MKNFFTILLLLTFCQNLFAKEKVIAKIPEASGIVYSEKSNTLFVVNDEGTIYELSLKGKIKREKKLGDFDLEGITIDEKKNILLLANEEKDEIILLNKKDFSIIKEIKIKGKYKGNKIIKKGKDGIEGLTLHNGKIYASNQSDKPYPKDDSSVIVILDYKKKKKLEIKDVIDHGYKDIAGLAFYKDFLYLVSDDANLLIKYDITSKKVVKEYKLSKKYAQEGITFDKKGNLYIADDNGKILKLKIDE
- the gshB gene encoding glutathione synthase, with protein sequence MHVAFIIEHWDNIEPVKSTTLAIIKECMQRGHKVSILYTNDLTVRNNIVHGFAKTILFEGKIPDSITSFYKKCEFQVKLKALHAFDCIMIRKDPPISPIVFNFLDSVKDETIIINDVDGIRKANNKLYTTTFHDPTNSYLPKTHVSGSKKYIKKIIEESHEEKMILKPLDGSGGRGVIVLEKNAKSNINSLLDFYIDSSGENYVILQEYIHGAEDGDVRVMMLNGKAIGAYHRKPADGEVRANIQAGGSAHKYNLTESQKTICNKVGKKLLADGIYFAGLDMIGDKILEVNVLNPGGITNINKLSKVRLHKNVVDFLEEKVHEKVEKRAELEYLLKRLSELRE
- a CDS encoding type III pantothenate kinase, translating into MILCDIGNTTFHFNIDGKEQRYLVNSHVPDFKQRVYYVSVNDNATAKLKLTNDDIVDLEPYIKFKTKYVGMGLDRKIACCFIEDGIIVDAGSAITVDIIKKGKHKGGFILPGLKAFRDIYPQISHKLDVDLNTKVNLDKIPLCTKDAISYAILKSIIEPIKKVSKKKQITFTGGDGKFLSKYFDNSIYKKDIIFENMRRIINANDCIT
- a CDS encoding class I SAM-dependent methyltransferase — its product is MGLNLYSKIEPYLDFQDEVYNLHNEFMSIVFDKELDNILDVGCGQGFFIESLNLNQKNAYGIDLSSEQIEACKQRGVENVACIDLKDVKEKYDCATAIFDVINYIPKDSLKEFFENVYKALNDKGYFIFDVNTLYGFEEIAQGCITMDLDDKFIAIDAIYEDEKLVTDLTLFTKLEDGNFKKENDFITQYYHSKDRLKKMLKKIGFEVESLRDFNLHSDEKPDKQIYICTK
- a CDS encoding threonine/serine exporter ThrE family protein, whose protein sequence is MNNITYEEQTKVTRAIIKAAVLMLEFGAESKLIEDTAQRLGKALGVDSVEVSLIPSAIVLSTLNNNQTQSVTTTRRAHHKPINMSIVCDVQKMCIDVERDKKDVDYVFNTIKEIQPNHYNRWLVVFMVGLSCASFSYLYGADLNGFFITFIAASVAMYVRHVMAKKQFVLIISFGLTAFVATLIASTSQIFELSSTPNIVMTSSVILLAPGFPFVNSVLDAVKGYLSMGWGRWMQALLLSVATSIGIILAFALLSMRGW